The stretch of DNA GAACTTTCTCTTTTTATTACCCAGATAAATAAATTAAATAAAGCCTGGGAGAGCAAGAGTAAGATGGGCCGTCAATTGAAGCAGCAGCTCAAACAGTCTAAGCAGAAACTGGATACCCAGACTAAAAGATACAATGATTTCCGTAGCGACATTGAACAGGGCCTAAACCGGTATCGTTACTGGGAAAACACCATCAACCGCATAGAAATGCAAAAAAACCGGCTGGGTAACCTTAAAGAGCTTATATGGAGCAAAGTTAATATATTTTCTACTCTGGCCAGTATGTTTGACCCAAAAGTTATACCAGAAAAAAAAGCAGAGAAAGATTCTTTATACCAGAAATTAAAAGACCTGCAGCTGCTGATAGATGACTATGTGAAGAAAGTAGATGCTGCTTTATCCGGGCACGACCAGGCTGAAGAACTACACCGGCAGGCAAAACATATCTATCTAAGGCTGGATGAACTATTGGGACGGTTTAGCCAGGAGCAAAAAGAGGATGAAAAACGTGAGGTAAAAAGAAAACTTAACCTTAAGTTAAAGGAAGCCTGCAGTACTTATGCCGGGAAAGCCGGAAAGCTGCTGGAGGCAATAAATGCCTTACAGGCCAGCTCTAAGGCTTTAAGCTCCAAAGCATACCCGGTGTTTGAGGAGAAAAAAAAGGATATAGAGCAGGAAAAATCGACAATAGAAGAACTGGGCGAGCAGTTAAACCAGATAAAAATGGAAAATAACCGTTTGGAAAATCAGATTTATAAAAATGATTTGGACCAGGAGCAGATTAAGGAAAAAACGGAGAACTTAACCCGCTATATTGTGGATAACTATAATCTATCCATTGACTATATATTAAAAAACTATGAACCAGTGGAAGAAGTTGGGCCGGCCAGGGAAATAATTGGAAGGCTTAAGACTAAAATAAAAAATTTCGGAAACATTAACCCCAATGCCTCGGTGGAGTTTGAAAGAATTAAAAAAAGGTATGATTTTCTGCATAACCAGAGAGAAGATCTGGCGGTTAGCAAGCAGAAACTGGAAAAACTAATACAGGATATGAATAAACAGATAAGTGATATGTTTATCCAGAAATATGAGAAGATAAACCAGAGATTCAATTATTATTTCAAGGTACTTTTCCCCCTGGGTAATGGCGAGCTTATACTTACCAGCCCTAATGACAGCCAGGAGATGGGTGTAGATCTGAAAGTGGATATTGGAAATAACAAGTTTGTGCCATTATCACTTTTATCCGGCGGGGAGAAGACTTTGGTATCTATAGCTTTTCTGTTTTCCATATTTGCTACCAATCTTTCGCCTTTCTATATTTTGGATGAGGCTGATGCGGCCCTGGATGATGTAAATATCGACCGGTTTCTTTCCCTTTTAAAAAAGTTTGCTGAAACCCAGCAGATTATCTTGATAACCCATCAGAAAAAAACCATGGAGATTGCGGATACCATCTATGGGGTTAGTATGCAGTCGGATGGAGTTTCAAAGATTGTTTCAGAAAAGATCGAGAAGGCCAATGAAGAAATTAATTAAAAATTTTAATTATTTTGTAAACAAGCTTAAAAATAATGACCAGGATGTATGGGATCAGCTGGAGGAGGAGCTCATACTGGGAGATATAAATGCTGCCACTGCTACCTGGCTTCTGGAGCAGATAAAGCCGGAAATTTTAAGTGAAAAAGAGGTAAATCCTGACCGTATTAAACAATTGCTTAAGGAAAAAATTGAAGCCATACTTGATGGGCAGGGCGAAGCTGTTTTAAACCTGTCTGATACCAATCCCTCAGTCTATTTGATAGTGGGGGTAAACGGGGTAGGCAAGACTACCACTTTGGCAAAAATTGCCTGGATGTTTCAGAAACAGGGTAAAAAAGTATTGATTGCAGCTGCTGATACTTACCGGGCAGCAGCAGTGGAGCAGATCCAGCATTATGCCCAGGATATGGGTATACCGGTGGTAAGCCATCAGAAAAATTCAGATCCCGGGGCGGTAGTCTATGACAGTATAGAAAAAGCAGCGGCCAATGATATAGATCTGGTGCTGGTGGATACCGCAGGAAGGATGCAAACATCATTCAACCTGATGGAAGAACTTAAAAAGATAAACAGGGTGGTATCCAAAAAAACAGGCAGAGATACCGATGAAGTTTTACTGGTGATAGATTCAACTACCGGCCAGAATGCCAAAGCACAGGCGGAAAAATTTAATCAGGCTTTGCCGGTTACCGGTCTTGTTTTAACCAAGACCGACGGCACTTCAAAGGGAGGTATAGTAGTAACTATAAAAAATGAACTGGGGTTGAGGGTTAAGTTGATAGGGTCTGGAGAAAAACTGGATAACCTATCTTATTTTGACCCTAAAAAATATGTTGATTTATTGGTATCCTAAACAGGGTGATAGGAATGTTTGAATTTTTAACCGACAAGTTTGAAAATCTATTTTTTAAGATAAGAAATAAGGGAAAACTTTCCCCGCAGGACCTGGAACTTGCGCTTAAAGAGATTAAGTTTGCCCTGCTGGAAGCTGATGTAAACTTCAAAGTGGTAAAGCAATTTTTAAGCCAGGTAAAAAAGAAGGCTGTGGGAGATCAGATAACCGAAAGCCTGACTCCCTACCAGCAGGTAGTAAAGATAGTAAATGATGAGATAGTAGAGGTATTGGGCGGTTCAGCCGGAAAGGTTGATCTTAGCAATAAGCCACCTACTATAATTATGATGGTAGGCCTTCAGGGTACAGGTAAGACTTCTTCCGTAATAAAGCTGGCCAATTATTTCCAGAAGGAATACCACAAAAAGGTATCGGTGGTGGCCTCTGATGTATACCGTCCGGCAGCTGTATTACAGTTAAAAAATATGGCAGAAACTATAGGGGTGGAAGTATATTCTGAAAAAGGCAAAGATCCGGTGAAAATATCTGCCCGGGGAGCGGCCAAATTTAAGAAAGAGGGAAGTGATATAGTAATAATTGATACCGCAGGAAGGCTTCAGATTGATAAGAAGATGATGGGCGAGATTGGAAATATAAAAAAGAAGGTAAAGCCCCACCAGGTACTGCTGGTTCTGGATGCCATGACCGGCCAGGAAGCAGTAAATATTGCCACAACCTTTAATTCTGAAGTAGAATGCGATGGACTTATAATGACTAAGATTGACAGTGATTCCAGGGGCGGTGCTGCACTTTCGGTTCATTATATGACCCAGAAACCAATAAAATTTATATCTACCGGTGAAAAGGTCGATGATTTTGAGGTATTTTATCCGGACAGAATAGCTTCAAGAATCCTGGGAATGGGGGATGTGCTTACCCTTATAGAGAATGCGGAGAAGGCAATAGATGAAAAAACTGCCCAGAAATTTGAGGAGAAGATAAGAAAGAATGAATTAAACTTTGAGGATTTTGTGGAGCAGCTAAAGAGCATAAAAAAAATGGGTTCCATGGATAAACTGTTTTCCATGCTGCCTATGGCCGGAAAAGGTAAGCTGCTTAAGAATATAAATCTGGATGATTCACAGCTAAAGCCAATCGAGGCCATGATTGGCTCCATGACTGTTGAAGAAAGAAGAAATCCCAATATAATTAATGGAAGCAGGAAAAGAAGGATTGCCAGAGGCAGCGGTACGTCGGTAGCAGAGGTTAACCGGTTGATAAAGCAATTTGGTACTACCAGACAGATGTTAAAGCAATTCTCCGGAAACATGGACGGAATCAATTTTCCCTTCGATAAAATAAGGGGATAAAAAAATTTTGCAAGATGTTGATAAAAATATATAATAATTAGACAATGGCTATATTTAGTAATTTAGGAGGAAAAGTATTGAGTGTAAAGATTAGGTTGACAAGAACTGGTTTTAAGAAAAGGCCATTCTACAGAATTGTAGTTACCGACAGCAGATCTCCCAGGGATGGAAAGTTTATTGAAAATATTGGAACTTATGATCCCAAGAGTGAACCTTCAAAGGTAGAGGTGGATAAGGAGAAAGCACTGGAATGGATTAAGAAAGGGGCAAAGCCCAGCAATACAGTGCAGAAGCTTTTCGAGAAAATTAATTTAATCAGTAGTGACAACAAATAAGAACTGGAGGTCAATTGTGAAAGAACTACTAGAGTACATGGTAAAAGAACTGGTTGATAATCCTGAGGAGGTTCAGATTACCGAAGAAGAGGAGGATGAAAAGACAATAATTTTCAAACTACAGGTAGCCGAGGATGACCTGGGCAAGGTTATTGGTAAAAAAGGTAGAACAGCCAATGCTCTAAGAGTGATTATGAGAGCAGCTTCTGCAAAAAGAGGAAAATCATCAATTGTTAAAATATTAGACTGATATTTCTAATATTTTAAAATATATACTGATTTTAGGCAGTAAATGTCTATAAGAGTAGTCGGGGTAATCGGTAAGCCGCACGGGGTTAAAGGATTTGTTACAGTAAGGCTTTATACCGATTACCCCAAATCTATTATTAAAGGTGATATTTTATATACTTCCCCTGAAGGTAAGGACAGGCTAACTGTAGAGATGGTTATGGACGGCAGCAGGAAAGATAGTATCCTTATAAAATTTCTGGAATTGGCTGACAGAAATGCTGCGGAACAATACCGGGGTCAATACCTGTACCGTCCTGAAGCTGATAGTCCCCATTTGGAGACTGGCCAGTACTGGGCAGATGATATACCCGGGTGTACGGTATTTGAAGGGGATAGATTTGTTGGAACTGTGGTACAGATGCTTGATCTCCCGGCAAATTATGTTCTTTCAATAGATCTGGAAGCAGGGGAAGCTGAAAAAAGAAAAACAAAAAATATTTTGGTACCCTTTATTGATGTTTATATTGAGAAGGTAAATATAGGGGAGAGAAAAATAATTTTAAAAAAACTACCCCAATATATCTAATTTGGCAGCTATGTTAAACATAAATGTTATAACTATATTCCCTGATTTTTTTGCTAACTTTTTTGAGCATGGTGTAATAAAGGAAGCTTTTTTACAGAATTTATGCCAGGTCAATATTTATAATCTAAGGGATTTTACCACAGACAAACAAAAGAAGGTGGATGACCGGCCCTATGGGGGAGGACCGGGCATGGTGCTGATGCCCCAGCCATTAGATGAGGCCATAAATTACCTGAAGGATAAAATTGGGGATAGAAATGGTTCATCTAAAACCATACTGCTTACTCCCAAAGGCAGGGTTTTAAATCAGCCCCTGCTAAAGGAACTGGTTAAGATACCCAATCTTATACTGGTTTGCGGAAGGTATGAAGGCATTGACCAGAGGGTAATAGATTTGGATATAGATATGGAAATTTCCATTGGGGACTATGTGCTGTCCGGGGGAGAGGTTCCAGCCATGGTTTTAATGGATGGCCTTATCCGTCTGCTGCCGGGGGTAGTGGGAAAGAAAGAGTCAGTTGAGCAGGAGTCTTTTGAGGATAGCCTGCTGGATTTTCCCCAGTATACCAGGCCTCCTGTTTTTAAGGGTTTGAAAGTGCCCGAAGTGCTGCTTACCGGTAACCATGAAAAGATAAAGTCTTGGAGAAATGAGCAGTCGGTAAAAATAACTAAGAACAGGCGTCCTGATTTATTTGACAAAAAAAGTTAAATTTCTTATATTTGTTTAGTTTTAAATAAATCAAAAATTAATATACAGGTTGGTGAAACATGAATACTCTTGATAAGGTAGAAAATAAATATATCAGGTCTGATATCCCTGAATTTAAGCCGGGTGACAAGATCAGCGTAAATATCAGGATCAGTGAAGAAAACAAGGACAGAATCCAGACGCTTGAAGGTATAGTACTGAAAAAACAGGGTAGCGGTTTAAATGAAACCTTTACCGTAAGGAAGATATCTTTTAACAATATTGGTGTGGAAAGAACATTTCTATTGAATTCCCCCATAATACAGTCCATACAAAGGCTGGAGGAAGGTTTGGTCAGAAGAGCCAAGCTGTATTATCTCAGAGATAAGATTGGTAAAAAATCCAAGGTTAAATTCAAGAAATAGCATGTCTGTTTGATGGGTCAGAAAAAAATAGTTAAAGAATTTTTAGGCTATCTTGTAGTAGTAATAGCGGCTGTGGCTATTTCTCTGACCATAAGAATTTTTGTCTTTGAGCCTTTTATAGTGCCCACTCCTTCCATGGAGCCCACTCTCCTGGTGGGAGATAAAGTTATAGTAAATAAGCTGGCTTACCGCTTTGGGGAGATATCAAGAGGTGATTTAGTTGTTTTTAATTCTTCTGCTGAACCGGAAAAAGAACTGGTAAAGAGGGCTATTGGCCTACCCGGGGAAGAAGTTACCTTAACCAATGAAGGGCAGATAATTATAAATGGACAACCAATAGAGGAAACTTATCTAGTCCATGATAATTCCGGCAGTTACCAGAACCAAACCTATAAGCTGGGCCCGGACCAGTATTTTGTTATGGGAGACAACCGCAAGAACAGTCTGGACAGCAGGTATTTTGGCCCTATTTTAAACACCGATATATTTGGAGAGCTGGTAATCATTTACTGGCCGCCTTCCAGGATAAAACACCTGTAGGATCCTGTTAATATTTTCTAAAAGCATTACAATATTTACTGGGTTGATTAAAAATCATTATGCTTATCCCTTATGAATATTAAAGAAATAAACCGGTTGAGAAAACTTACTGCCTATGAGGATAATTTATATGGTTGCGGCATGGAGTATATTGCGGGAGCGGATGAGGCAGGAAGAGGTTCGCTGGCCGGTCCTCTGGTAGCAGCAGCAGTAATACTGGATAAAAAGTGTATGCTTATAGACGGATTAAATGATTCTAAAAAGATACCTCCAAAAAAAAGGCAGCAGCTGTTTAAAATAATTACTGGCAGCTGTGTTTGCTGGTCCGTAGCTGCGGTCGGTCCCAGAAAGATTGATGATTTGAATATAGGAAGGGCAAATATCCTGGCTTTAAGCAGGGCGGTCGGAAAGTTAAACATAAAACCTGATATTATATTATCAGATTTTTTCAGTTTTGATGCTAAAGCACAGGTAGTTCCTTTAACCAATGGGGATATGCTGAGCCTTTCCATTGCTGCCGCCTCAATTGTGGCCAAGGTAATAAGGGATAATATCATGGTCAAATTCGACCGTTACTATCCAGAATATGGTTTCAGCAAAAATAAGGGTTATGCTACCAGGGAACATCTTTTGAGCTTACAGAAATATGGGCCCAGCCATATCCACCGGTTAAGTTTTACTGGAGTATTAAACTAAAAACATAATTGACTAAATGTACATATGGGTCTATTATGTGGCCATGGGTATTTCTCCGGTAACTATTAAATTGATGCACCTACTTTATATCCAGGGCATAAACTCTGGCTTTTTTAACAAAGTTTTCCGGCAGTATGGCCGGGATATGTCCAGGGTTTTTTCCTATTTTGGATTAGATAGAAAAGTGGAAAAGTGCAGCAGGCTGGACCGGATAATCTATCAGCTTAAGCGGGACAACCTGAGGGTTTTAAACCTTACCGATAGACAATACCCGGAGCTGCTAAAAAATATAGCTTTAGTCCCCCCACTGCTTTTTCTAAAAGGCAGGCCCATTACTGATAATTTTAAAATAGCGGTGGTGGGCACCAGAAAGCCTTCAGATTATGGGAAAAAAGTGGCAGCCAATTTAGGCAGACAGCTGTCCAGGGCAGGTATAACTGTGGTAAGCGGGATGGCTAAAGGTATAGACGGCTGTGCCCAGCAGGCTTCGCTGGCCGGCAAAGGGGGGAGTATAGGGGTGCTGGGTAATGGCATAGGTTATACCTATCCCAGAAGCAATTTCCGTTTATTCGGGGAAATAGTTGAAAATGGATGCCTGGTTTCAGAGTATCTTCCCTTATCCAAGCCCAGAAAGAAAAACTTTGTATACAGGAACAGAATAATCAGCGGCCTGGCTAACGGGGTGGTGGTAATTGAAAGTGCTGAAAAGGGCGGAGCCCTGATAACTGCAAATTTTGCTGCCGAACAGGGAAGGGAAGTTTTCGCTGTACCCGGAAATATATACAGCAGAACCAGCAGAGGAACCAATAACCTTATACAGAAAGGAGCAAAGCTGGTATCCAGCATTGACAGTATAGTGGAGGAGTTCAATTATATCTGAAGGGTTAACCTTAAATTATCCTGTTTATATTATGGCAGTACTATTATAATATAAATAATGCTAATTCGAGGAAAGGCTGAAGATGGGACTCTTTGGAAAGAAAAAGATAGAAAGACCCAAGAATCCTCTGGGGGTTGCCTTATATGACTATGACCGCTTAATTAAAACCAGATTTAAAAAAATAATTGCTTATATTAAGGCCGAAAAACCTCTAAAGACAGAAAAAGTAGAGAAAGTACTGGATAGAAGTATTCCTAAAATGGAAGATATATTAGAACATATTTCCAAAGAGAATTTAAAAATTGATTACAGATCGGACAAAATAAGGTACAAAATAATAGATATGGTAAATGATATAATTAAGTTTTTTAAGGAAGCTATAGAATATAAGTTTGATTATGAAAAAGTGGATACGGGCATGCTGGAAAGAGTTTTAGAAAAAAGAGAGCAGATAAAAAAGGATATGAAAGAAATTGAAAGTGATTATTTATAAATTATGAAACTCTTTGAAGGCCTGGCCAAATATTTAGAATTTATAAAGTACCAGAAAAATCTTTCTCCCCATACTATCCAATCCTATAAAAAAGATATCAGCCACTTTTTAAAATATATACAGAATAAAGGAGTAGAATCTCTGGAAGATATAACCCTGAATGATTTTAGAAAATATATAAAATTTCTGGATAATTTCAAATATGCAAATAGCACCATAATCAGAAAATATTCCTCCTTTGTAAATTTTTTCAAGTTTTTTGAAAAAAAAGATATTCTGGAAGAAAATTTGAGCCAGCAGTTGGTTCCTCCCAAAAAAGATCAGAGATTTTTTAATTTTCTGTCTGCTTCAGAAGCAGAAAAACTGTTAACCAATATTGAGGTGGAAAGTGATTGTGGAAAAAGGGACAGGGCTTTAATAGAGCTTATGTATTCTACCGGAGCCAGGGTAAATGAGATAGAAAATATAAAGATGTTTGATCTGGAAATGAAAGAAAGGGAAATTAAGGTGGTAGGGAAAGGAAACAAACAAAGGATTGTTTATATAAACCGCAGTGCCTGCCAAAGCCTGGAAAACTATCTGAAAATAAGAACTAATTTTTTATATCAAAAAGATAGCTATAAAAAAAGCCCTTATCTGTTTCTGAATCAGCAGGGAGGCAGACTGTCGGCCAGAAGCATGAGAACCATACTGAAGAAACATATCTTTAAGGCAGCCATAGATAAAAATATTTCCCCTCACAGCATAAGGCACAGCTTTGCCAGCCACCTGCTGCAGAGCGGAGCCAATATAAGGGAGGTTCAGGAATTGCTGGGGCATGAAAATATTTCCACAACCCAGATATATACTCACTTAAATATAAAAAAATTAAAACAGGATTATAATAATTATCATCCCCGGGCAAAATAAGTTGAAAAATTTTTAAAAAGGTTTAAAATCTTTGGAGTTTATGTATTTGCTCATTGATATCTATTATGCTAAAATTTGAAATTAGTAAATACACACACCACTTGTAGCATTATGGTGTCACCTTAAAGGTTAAAGTGGTGGAGGAAAAACCATAAAAAACGGAGGTACTATTTTGAGTATTGTAACCATGAAACAATTGCTGGAGGTGGGGGTACATTTCGGCCACCAGACCAGAAAGTGGAATCCAAAAATGAAGAAATATATATATGCTGCCAAAAATGGCATATATATCATAGATCTTCAACAGACCATGCAGCTGATAATGGAAGCCTATGATTATATCAAGGACCTTGCCAGTGACCAAGGCACGGTGCTTTTTGTAGGAACCAAGAAACAGACCCAGGATACTATTGAGAAATATGCCCAGGACTGCGGCATGCCTTATGTAAAGAATCGATGGCTGGGGGGAACCCTTACTAATTTTCAGACCATAAGCAAAAGGACCAAAAGACTGGTAGAAATTGAAGAGATGGAAGAGAGCGGTGTTTTTGAAAAGCTGCCCAAGAAAGAAGTGCTGGGTATAAAAAAGGAATATGAGAAGTTACTGTATAATATCGGGGGAATAAGAGATATGAAGAAGATACCCGACGCCCTGTATGTGGTGGATCCGCATAAAGAAGTAATTGCAGTTAATGAAGCTGTCAAACTCGGCATACCTATTGTAGCCATAACTGATACCAATTGTGATCCGGATAACATAGATTATGTTATACCCGGAAATGATGATGCTATAAGGTCCTGCAGCTTAATTACCAGCGTAATCGCTGATGCGGTAAAAAAAGGAGTGCAGGAGAATTTGAAAATTGATAAAAGCCCAGAACAGGAAGAGGCAAAACAGGTAGGACAGGAAATACCTGAAGGCGAGCTTGAAGATAAGCCTGAAGATGACGGTGTATGGGTTTAAATATTTAGGAGGAATTTAAAATGGACATAAAAGCAGATTTAGTAAAAGAACTTAGAGAAAAATCAGGCGTGGGAATGATGGATTGCAAGAAGGCTCTGGTGGAGACAAAAGGAAATATGGAAGAGGCAGAGAAACTATTAAGAGAAAAAGGTCTGGCCAAAGCTTCCAAGAAAGCTTCCAGAGCCACCAAAGAAGGAATAATTGACAGCTACATACACCTGGGCTCCAAGGTGGGGGTTTTGTTGGAGGTAAACTGTGAAACTGACTTTGTAGCTAAAAATGAATTATTTCAATCATTTGTACATGACATTGCTTTGCATATTGCTGCTTCAGCGCCCGGTTATGTTTCCAGGGAT from Actinomycetes bacterium encodes:
- a CDS encoding AAA family ATPase; its protein translation is MYLKTITLRGFKSFKAKSTLVFEPGVSVVVGPNGSGKSNIADAISWVLGEQSPKSLRGASMGDVIFRNKEEEMGIAEVSLLFENKDRAIDLDFSEVKFTRRVYAEGGSDYFINSSPCRLMDIQELLADSGIGKGLYTIINQGQINEIAILKPGERKLIIDEVVGISKHKIRKEKSENKLGRVKEDMGRVDDLMGEIKRTMDPLEIEAAKAREYSEVANQLKNLELSLFITQINKLNKAWESKSKMGRQLKQQLKQSKQKLDTQTKRYNDFRSDIEQGLNRYRYWENTINRIEMQKNRLGNLKELIWSKVNIFSTLASMFDPKVIPEKKAEKDSLYQKLKDLQLLIDDYVKKVDAALSGHDQAEELHRQAKHIYLRLDELLGRFSQEQKEDEKREVKRKLNLKLKEACSTYAGKAGKLLEAINALQASSKALSSKAYPVFEEKKKDIEQEKSTIEELGEQLNQIKMENNRLENQIYKNDLDQEQIKEKTENLTRYIVDNYNLSIDYILKNYEPVEEVGPAREIIGRLKTKIKNFGNINPNASVEFERIKKRYDFLHNQREDLAVSKQKLEKLIQDMNKQISDMFIQKYEKINQRFNYYFKVLFPLGNGELILTSPNDSQEMGVDLKVDIGNNKFVPLSLLSGGEKTLVSIAFLFSIFATNLSPFYILDEADAALDDVNIDRFLSLLKKFAETQQIILITHQKKTMEIADTIYGVSMQSDGVSKIVSEKIEKANEEIN
- the ftsY gene encoding signal recognition particle-docking protein FtsY, with the translated sequence MKKLIKNFNYFVNKLKNNDQDVWDQLEEELILGDINAATATWLLEQIKPEILSEKEVNPDRIKQLLKEKIEAILDGQGEAVLNLSDTNPSVYLIVGVNGVGKTTTLAKIAWMFQKQGKKVLIAAADTYRAAAVEQIQHYAQDMGIPVVSHQKNSDPGAVVYDSIEKAAANDIDLVLVDTAGRMQTSFNLMEELKKINRVVSKKTGRDTDEVLLVIDSTTGQNAKAQAEKFNQALPVTGLVLTKTDGTSKGGIVVTIKNELGLRVKLIGSGEKLDNLSYFDPKKYVDLLVS
- the ffh gene encoding signal recognition particle protein; translated protein: MFEFLTDKFENLFFKIRNKGKLSPQDLELALKEIKFALLEADVNFKVVKQFLSQVKKKAVGDQITESLTPYQQVVKIVNDEIVEVLGGSAGKVDLSNKPPTIIMMVGLQGTGKTSSVIKLANYFQKEYHKKVSVVASDVYRPAAVLQLKNMAETIGVEVYSEKGKDPVKISARGAAKFKKEGSDIVIIDTAGRLQIDKKMMGEIGNIKKKVKPHQVLLVLDAMTGQEAVNIATTFNSEVECDGLIMTKIDSDSRGGAALSVHYMTQKPIKFISTGEKVDDFEVFYPDRIASRILGMGDVLTLIENAEKAIDEKTAQKFEEKIRKNELNFEDFVEQLKSIKKMGSMDKLFSMLPMAGKGKLLKNINLDDSQLKPIEAMIGSMTVEERRNPNIINGSRKRRIARGSGTSVAEVNRLIKQFGTTRQMLKQFSGNMDGINFPFDKIRG
- the rpsP gene encoding 30S ribosomal protein S16: MSVKIRLTRTGFKKRPFYRIVVTDSRSPRDGKFIENIGTYDPKSEPSKVEVDKEKALEWIKKGAKPSNTVQKLFEKINLISSDNK
- a CDS encoding KH domain-containing protein, whose translation is MVKELLEYMVKELVDNPEEVQITEEEEDEKTIIFKLQVAEDDLGKVIGKKGRTANALRVIMRAASAKRGKSSIVKILD
- the rimM gene encoding ribosome maturation factor RimM (Essential for efficient processing of 16S rRNA); this encodes MSIRVVGVIGKPHGVKGFVTVRLYTDYPKSIIKGDILYTSPEGKDRLTVEMVMDGSRKDSILIKFLELADRNAAEQYRGQYLYRPEADSPHLETGQYWADDIPGCTVFEGDRFVGTVVQMLDLPANYVLSIDLEAGEAEKRKTKNILVPFIDVYIEKVNIGERKIILKKLPQYI
- the trmD gene encoding tRNA (guanosine(37)-N1)-methyltransferase TrmD, whose amino-acid sequence is MLNINVITIFPDFFANFFEHGVIKEAFLQNLCQVNIYNLRDFTTDKQKKVDDRPYGGGPGMVLMPQPLDEAINYLKDKIGDRNGSSKTILLTPKGRVLNQPLLKELVKIPNLILVCGRYEGIDQRVIDLDIDMEISIGDYVLSGGEVPAMVLMDGLIRLLPGVVGKKESVEQESFEDSLLDFPQYTRPPVFKGLKVPEVLLTGNHEKIKSWRNEQSVKITKNRRPDLFDKKS
- the rplS gene encoding 50S ribosomal protein L19, producing MNTLDKVENKYIRSDIPEFKPGDKISVNIRISEENKDRIQTLEGIVLKKQGSGLNETFTVRKISFNNIGVERTFLLNSPIIQSIQRLEEGLVRRAKLYYLRDKIGKKSKVKFKK
- the lepB gene encoding signal peptidase I, whose amino-acid sequence is MGQKKIVKEFLGYLVVVIAAVAISLTIRIFVFEPFIVPTPSMEPTLLVGDKVIVNKLAYRFGEISRGDLVVFNSSAEPEKELVKRAIGLPGEEVTLTNEGQIIINGQPIEETYLVHDNSGSYQNQTYKLGPDQYFVMGDNRKNSLDSRYFGPILNTDIFGELVIIYWPPSRIKHL
- a CDS encoding ribonuclease HII, which encodes MNIKEINRLRKLTAYEDNLYGCGMEYIAGADEAGRGSLAGPLVAAAVILDKKCMLIDGLNDSKKIPPKKRQQLFKIITGSCVCWSVAAVGPRKIDDLNIGRANILALSRAVGKLNIKPDIILSDFFSFDAKAQVVPLTNGDMLSLSIAAASIVAKVIRDNIMVKFDRYYPEYGFSKNKGYATREHLLSLQKYGPSHIHRLSFTGVLN
- the dprA gene encoding DNA-processing protein DprA — encoded protein: MYIWVYYVAMGISPVTIKLMHLLYIQGINSGFFNKVFRQYGRDMSRVFSYFGLDRKVEKCSRLDRIIYQLKRDNLRVLNLTDRQYPELLKNIALVPPLLFLKGRPITDNFKIAVVGTRKPSDYGKKVAANLGRQLSRAGITVVSGMAKGIDGCAQQASLAGKGGSIGVLGNGIGYTYPRSNFRLFGEIVENGCLVSEYLPLSKPRKKNFVYRNRIISGLANGVVVIESAEKGGALITANFAAEQGREVFAVPGNIYSRTSRGTNNLIQKGAKLVSSIDSIVEEFNYI
- a CDS encoding tyrosine recombinase XerC produces the protein MKLFEGLAKYLEFIKYQKNLSPHTIQSYKKDISHFLKYIQNKGVESLEDITLNDFRKYIKFLDNFKYANSTIIRKYSSFVNFFKFFEKKDILEENLSQQLVPPKKDQRFFNFLSASEAEKLLTNIEVESDCGKRDRALIELMYSTGARVNEIENIKMFDLEMKEREIKVVGKGNKQRIVYINRSACQSLENYLKIRTNFLYQKDSYKKSPYLFLNQQGGRLSARSMRTILKKHIFKAAIDKNISPHSIRHSFASHLLQSGANIREVQELLGHENISTTQIYTHLNIKKLKQDYNNYHPRAK
- the rpsB gene encoding 30S ribosomal protein S2, yielding MSIVTMKQLLEVGVHFGHQTRKWNPKMKKYIYAAKNGIYIIDLQQTMQLIMEAYDYIKDLASDQGTVLFVGTKKQTQDTIEKYAQDCGMPYVKNRWLGGTLTNFQTISKRTKRLVEIEEMEESGVFEKLPKKEVLGIKKEYEKLLYNIGGIRDMKKIPDALYVVDPHKEVIAVNEAVKLGIPIVAITDTNCDPDNIDYVIPGNDDAIRSCSLITSVIADAVKKGVQENLKIDKSPEQEEAKQVGQEIPEGELEDKPEDDGVWV
- the tsf gene encoding translation elongation factor Ts, with protein sequence MDIKADLVKELREKSGVGMMDCKKALVETKGNMEEAEKLLREKGLAKASKKASRATKEGIIDSYIHLGSKVGVLLEVNCETDFVAKNELFQSFVHDIALHIAASAPGYVSRDDVPEEIVEKEKEIYKNQALNEGKPEKIVDKIAEGKLNKFYEENCLMEQPFVKDNDINIEELVKHTIAKIGENINIKRFARFVLGED